The DNA window TTCGTTGATTGTCATACCGCTCTCAGGGGCTACTGTCAGCAATCCGTTCCTTTTCGCTTTTGGAATTATACTCTCGTCGTTCGTGTTTTCAGCATTGGGTGTGTGCATCTCGGCGCCCTTTCGAGATATACCAGAAGCTATGCCTCCTGCAACTCTCCTCCGTGTTTCAATGGTCTTCTTGAGTGGAGTACTCATTCCAGTTGCGACCATGCCGAACTTCCTTCAAATAATAGCCTATCTGCTTCCACTTACATACGCAGTTGACATGTTGCAGCAAGCGATGACAGGCCAAATCGCGGCTCAATTGTTTCTTGTAGATACGTCAGCCCTTGTAGTGTTCTCCTTCTTCTTCTTTGTAGTTGCGGTCTGGATACTTAAGAGAACGCTTCATTGAGAGGCATCTGAGGGAGAACTTTGACAAAAGTGGAAGTGGCAAGCGATTGGGTTGATGGCTTCGTCAAAGCGTTCTACATCGCCAAAAAAGATGCAAAAGTCTACTATTTCAAGGCTCCAAACTTCACCTACGGTCTGTTAATGCCCGTTTCATTGTTTCTGGCATTTTCAATCGCCGGCCAAATTAATTCAGCATTAATTGTCTCAGGGCTAACTTCTCTGGTAGTTTTGTTTGGAACGACCTCTATCGAAGCCGTGGCAGTGGTTCTTGAGAAGCAAACTGGCACGTTTGAAAGGCTGCTTGCAGCAC is part of the Candidatus Bathyarchaeia archaeon genome and encodes:
- a CDS encoding ABC transporter permease, with translation MLVRALIESMFKAFYIAKKDARVYFFKWPNITFGLFLPAIIYLAFSVGRPTEISSTMPGLVAMASLFGAGAIQSVALPLERAKGTFDRLLTAPVSLTTIIVGKVLGGFFFGMVLSMAYSLIVIPLSGATVSNPFLFAFGIILSSFVFSALGVCISAPFRDIPEAMPPATLLRVSMVFLSGVLIPVATMPNFLQIIAYLLPLTYAVDMLQQAMTGQIAAQLFLVDTSALVVFSFFFFVVAVWILKRTLH